In a genomic window of Streptococcus oralis subsp. tigurinus:
- a CDS encoding CPBP family intramembrane glutamic endopeptidase, translating into MKKTIHLGICMILMFLYIYLTPLGAITLARTFGLGMDSYIIFLVGEVLLIFFLFVLWLKKKKMLFIFDKKGWCWSYLAFLVACFLIYSFLNGFRMQNIRLIDHSFIFQDLLSELYLNGRETTLSSLIFLIFNISIVPVVEETIYRGYFMNTFFPKSEFYLDVILSSFIFGLSHLVLSHRDPISLIIYSILGLLFTVVYRVTGSLRFTIVCHSFYNAIPYAPSILFYIYYLIFR; encoded by the coding sequence ATGAAAAAGACAATACATTTAGGAATCTGTATGATTTTAATGTTCCTGTACATTTATTTAACGCCATTAGGGGCTATAACTCTAGCTAGAACCTTTGGTTTAGGAATGGACAGCTATATAATCTTCCTAGTTGGAGAAGTGTTGCTTATTTTCTTTTTATTCGTTTTGTGGTTGAAAAAGAAGAAGATGCTCTTTATCTTCGACAAAAAGGGTTGGTGCTGGTCTTATCTCGCTTTCTTAGTGGCTTGTTTCCTTATCTATTCTTTTTTAAATGGATTTAGAATGCAGAATATTCGATTGATTGACCATAGCTTTATTTTCCAAGACCTTCTTTCAGAACTTTACTTAAACGGGAGAGAAACGACTCTATCAAGTCTTATATTTTTAATCTTTAACATTTCGATTGTACCTGTTGTTGAGGAGACAATCTATAGGGGTTATTTTATGAATACCTTCTTTCCGAAGTCGGAGTTTTATTTGGATGTGATCTTGTCTTCTTTCATCTTCGGGCTCAGTCACTTAGTTCTATCTCATCGTGACCCCATCAGTCTCATCATTTATAGTATTCTTGGTCTTCTATTTACAGTTGTTTATCGAGTTACGGGTAGTCTTCGGTTTACCATTGTTTGTCATAGTTTCTATAATGCAATTCCCTATGCTCCGTCGATCTTATTTTATATCTATTATTTGATTTTTAGATAG
- a CDS encoding CPBP family intramembrane glutamic endopeptidase, whose protein sequence is MKNTKKLRQFGIFLLIILLSTYLPQIIGLYVTIILGLGADVYSLILTMGLVGSFLLLIWWLKKKKMLFIFEKKSWNWSTIFYLFACYVVHQILGNFWARFAHLINHRNIHDVYFAVVLSNGQPTVLSTVLSFILTVVIGPILEETLDRGYFMNTFFTKSKFYLDVILSGLIFGLSHLILSHRDPISLLYYSLIGLFFALVYRSTDNLRLTILCHSFFNFLNYAKPIWIFVYNYIYYHFFR, encoded by the coding sequence ATGAAAAACACAAAGAAACTAAGACAATTTGGAATATTTTTGCTTATTATTTTACTATCTACCTATTTACCGCAAATAATTGGTTTGTATGTGACGATAATTTTAGGGTTAGGCGCTGATGTCTACTCTCTTATTTTAACAATGGGATTAGTAGGAAGTTTCCTTCTATTAATTTGGTGGTTAAAAAAGAAAAAGATGCTCTTTATCTTTGAGAAAAAGAGCTGGAACTGGTCAACTATCTTTTACTTGTTTGCATGTTATGTGGTTCATCAGATTCTCGGTAATTTTTGGGCACGTTTTGCTCATTTGATTAATCATAGGAATATTCATGATGTCTATTTTGCGGTGGTACTTTCAAATGGACAACCAACTGTTCTATCTACAGTTCTTAGTTTTATCTTAACAGTCGTTATTGGTCCTATTTTGGAAGAGACGCTTGATCGTGGGTATTTTATGAACACCTTCTTTACTAAGTCAAAGTTCTATTTAGATGTCATCTTATCAGGCCTTATCTTTGGACTTAGTCATTTGATCCTATCTCACCGAGACCCAATTAGTTTATTATATTATAGTCTGATTGGTCTCTTTTTTGCCCTTGTTTATCGTTCTACCGACAATCTGAGATTAACGATTCTCTGCCATAGTTTTTTTAACTTTCTCAATTATGCAAAACCTATCTGGATTTTTGTTTACAATTATATCTATTATCATTTTTTTAGATAG
- a CDS encoding CPBP family intramembrane glutamic endopeptidase: MKKLGHLGVYTSLVFLSVYLPELGIMHLTKFLGWGIDGYSIFLTVEVIALLLLFIYWLQKKEMLYVFEKKGSKKSKFFYLVVGLVATYFDRQLVDAFQLQFHHLIDNKYIFQDLLSILYSNGQPTFLSTVLSFSLTVIVGPILEELIHRGYFMNTFFPQSKYYLDVVLSALIFGLSHLILTHRDPISLIIYSLGGLFYALVYRWTKNLKITILCHSFFNFLIYAKPIWIFVYNYVYYHFFR, from the coding sequence ATGAAAAAACTAGGGCATTTGGGAGTCTATACATCACTGGTATTTCTATCGGTTTATCTACCAGAGTTGGGGATTATGCATTTAACTAAGTTTTTAGGATGGGGGATAGATGGCTATTCTATCTTTTTAACAGTTGAAGTAATAGCTCTTTTGCTATTATTTATCTACTGGCTCCAAAAGAAAGAGATGCTCTATGTTTTTGAAAAAAAGGGTTCAAAGAAGTCAAAATTCTTTTACCTTGTAGTTGGTCTAGTGGCTACTTATTTTGATCGTCAATTGGTGGATGCTTTTCAGTTACAGTTTCATCACCTAATTGATAACAAGTATATCTTTCAAGACCTTCTTTCGATTCTATACTCCAATGGTCAACCAACTTTTCTATCAACTGTTCTCAGTTTTAGTTTAACAGTAATCGTCGGACCTATATTAGAGGAACTGATTCATAGAGGGTACTTTATGAATACCTTCTTTCCCCAATCCAAGTACTATCTGGATGTTGTCCTATCTGCTCTTATCTTTGGACTTAGTCATTTAATCCTAACTCACCGAGATCCTATCAGTTTGATTATTTATAGTTTGGGCGGCCTCTTCTATGCCCTTGTCTACCGTTGGACAAAGAATCTAAAAATCACCATCCTGTGCCATAGTTTTTTCAACTTTCTCATTTATGCAAAACCTATTTGGATTTTTGTTTATAATTATGTCTATTATCATTTTTTTAGATAG
- a CDS encoding acetyl-CoA carboxylase carboxyl transferase subunit alpha, translating into MNIAKIVREAREQSRLTALDFANGIFDEFIELHGDRSFRDDGAVIGGIGWLGDQAVTVVGIQKGKSLHDNLKRNFGQPHPEGYRKALRLMKQAEKFGRPVVTFINTAGAYPGVGAEERGQGEAIARNLMEMSDLKVPIIAIIIGEGGSGGALALAVANRVWMLENSIYAVLSPEGFASILWKDGSRAMEAAELMKITSHELLEMGIVDKVISEAGLSSKELLGCVKNELRAELDRLQELPLDQLIEERYQRFRKY; encoded by the coding sequence ATGAATATTGCAAAAATAGTCAGAGAGGCACGCGAGCAAAGTCGCTTGACAGCCCTTGATTTTGCCAATGGCATCTTCGATGAGTTTATCGAATTGCATGGAGATCGCTCTTTCCGAGATGATGGTGCGGTCATTGGTGGAATTGGCTGGTTAGGTGACCAAGCAGTCACAGTCGTCGGTATCCAAAAAGGGAAGAGTCTTCATGATAACCTCAAACGAAATTTTGGGCAACCTCATCCAGAAGGCTATCGTAAGGCTCTTCGCCTGATGAAACAGGCAGAAAAGTTTGGCCGTCCAGTTGTGACTTTTATCAATACGGCGGGTGCTTACCCAGGTGTTGGAGCCGAGGAACGTGGACAAGGTGAAGCAATTGCCCGAAACCTGATGGAAATGAGTGACCTCAAGGTTCCAATCATTGCGATTATTATCGGTGAAGGTGGATCTGGTGGGGCCCTAGCTCTAGCCGTAGCTAACCGTGTCTGGATGTTAGAAAACTCAATCTACGCCGTACTTAGCCCTGAAGGATTTGCCTCTATCCTTTGGAAGGATGGAAGTCGTGCTATGGAAGCGGCGGAGTTGATGAAAATCACTTCACATGAACTCCTAGAAATGGGAATCGTAGACAAGGTAATCTCAGAAGCAGGGCTGTCAAGTAAAGAACTGCTAGGTTGCGTTAAAAATGAATTGCGTGCAGAACTAGATAGATTGCAAGAACTACCACTCGACCAACTTATCGAAGAACGTTACCAACGCTTTAGAAAATACTAA